A DNA window from Haloactinospora alba contains the following coding sequences:
- a CDS encoding helix-turn-helix domain-containing protein, translating into MNGSKAPLEDVTFLTVAEVATIMRVSKMTVYRMVHSGVLPAIRVGRSYRVPERAVYDYLREAFVEAG; encoded by the coding sequence ATGAACGGGAGTAAAGCTCCGCTGGAAGATGTCACGTTCCTGACCGTGGCCGAGGTCGCCACGATCATGCGGGTATCCAAGATGACCGTCTACCGAATGGTCCACTCCGGCGTGCTCCCCGCCATCCGGGTGGGGCGTTCGTACCGGGTGCCGGAACGCGCCGTCTACGACTACCTCCGGGAGGCCTTCGTCGAGGCGGGTTAG
- a CDS encoding aldo/keto reductase — translation MPQIGFGVFQVPDAEAESIVATAIEAGYRSIDTATLYENEEGTGRGIASSGLAREELFVTTKLWNTDQGYDSALRAFDASLNKLGLDYVDLYLIHWPAPERGAYLDTWRAFERIHSEGRARAIGVSNFQPAHLERLFEASEVTPAVNQIELHPNLQQAPLRESHAKNGIATEAWSPLGQGKGLLDDPALAGIAAKHGVSPAQVALRWSIQLGNVVIPKSATPSRVRENLDVFGFELDEEDMSTIAGLHTGNRVGPDPDTLN, via the coding sequence ATGCCCCAGATCGGCTTCGGGGTGTTCCAGGTGCCCGACGCGGAGGCGGAGAGCATCGTGGCCACCGCCATCGAGGCCGGCTACCGCAGCATCGACACCGCGACGCTCTACGAGAACGAGGAGGGGACCGGGCGCGGTATCGCCTCCTCCGGTCTGGCGCGCGAGGAGCTGTTCGTCACCACCAAACTGTGGAACACGGACCAGGGCTACGACTCCGCCCTGCGCGCGTTCGACGCGTCGCTGAACAAACTGGGACTGGACTACGTCGACCTGTACCTGATCCACTGGCCCGCCCCGGAGCGGGGGGCCTACCTGGACACGTGGCGGGCGTTCGAACGGATCCACTCCGAGGGCCGCGCCAGGGCCATCGGCGTGTCCAACTTCCAACCCGCCCACCTGGAGCGGCTCTTCGAGGCCAGCGAGGTCACGCCGGCCGTCAACCAGATCGAGCTGCACCCGAACCTGCAGCAGGCGCCGCTGCGCGAGTCCCACGCCAAGAACGGCATCGCGACCGAGGCGTGGAGCCCGTTGGGCCAGGGCAAGGGACTGCTGGACGACCCGGCGCTGGCCGGTATCGCCGCCAAGCACGGGGTCTCCCCCGCCCAGGTGGCGCTGCGTTGGAGCATCCAGCTCGGCAACGTCGTGATCCCCAAGTCCGCGACCCCCTCCCGGGTGCGGGAGAACCTGGACGTCTTCGGGTTCGAGCTGGACGAGGAGGACATGAGCACCATTGCCGGGCTGCACACCGGCAACCGGGTCGGTCCGGACCCCGACACCCTGAACTGA